A single window of Oxyura jamaicensis isolate SHBP4307 breed ruddy duck chromosome 3, BPBGC_Ojam_1.0, whole genome shotgun sequence DNA harbors:
- the LOC118164800 gene encoding heat shock transcription factor, Y-linked-like has protein sequence MVTFGKLPPHTLGHRRVRLHFIPVWQERAQLVEEMAMDRNFCPTRKTIISMEPSSTETSNVSVWNNPIDLAASASPQVGDKRAARDAALGSIKEENTSEGSRGEPCTKRVHLHFSEESSGKANDLSPQSFLKTLWEIAGSNRFQSLWWGDDGNCIVIAEKLFKRELLTRRGPLKTFEIDSMKTFIHQLHLHGFCKMQWDLTRSSSYDEFLADKEAISAFNKLLFYHNPYFKRDYPHLLRRCKQSTSLKKAAFSLEPALKEGRLRRNPLKI, from the exons ATGGTGACATTCGGGAAGCTTCCACCACACACCCTAGGCCACAGGCGGGTGCGGCTGCACTTCATCCCCGTTTGGCAGGAAAGGGCCCAGTTGGTCGAGGAAATGGCTATGGACAGAAATTTCTGTCCAACTAGAAAGACAATAATTTCAATGGAGCCTTCTTCAACAGAAACATcaaatgtttctgtttggaACAATCCCATTGATTTGGCagcctcagcttctcctcaagTAGGTGATAAAAGAGCAGCTCGTGATGCTGCCCTGGGAtctataaaagaagaaaacacttctgaaggTTCACGTGGTGAACCCTGCACGAAAAGAGtacatcttcatttttctgaggAAAGCTCTGGCAAAGCCAATGACTTGTCACCCCAATCCTTTCTGAAAACACTCTGGGAAATTGCTGGAAGCAATCGGTTTCAGTCCCTTTGGTGGGGTGACGATGGGAACTGCATAGTGATTGCGGAAAAACTCTTCAAAAGGGAACTGCTGACAAGGAGAGGACCTCTGAAAACTTTTGAAATTGATAGCATGAAAACTTTCATTCATCAGCTTCATCTTCATGGATTCTGCAAAATGCAATGGGATTTGACAAGATCTTCCTCATATGATGAATTTCTAGCTGATAAAGAAGCAATCTCTGCTTTTAACAAG TTACTCTTCTACCATAACCCCTATTTCAAGAGAGACTATCCCCATCTGTTAAGACGATGCAAGCAAAGTACCAGTctaaaaaaagctgcattttcacTGGAACCCGCTTTGAAGGAAGGCCGCCTGAGAAGAAACCCACTGAAGATATAG